Genomic window (Xylanimonas protaetiae):
GGAAGGTGTCCGCGCCGCCGAACGGCACGTCGTCCTGCCCGCCGGACTGGCCGGTGAGCGTGACGGCGAGCTCGACGACGTAGCCGGTGGCGGTGCGTGCCGTCGCCGACGTGAGGCGCGCGCCCTGAGCGGTCGCGTCACCGGTGCCGAACGACGTCTGGTTGTCCACCGAGATGCGCATCTGGGAGTCGTTCGGCCCGTAGCCGCCGGCCTTGGCGTTGCCGAGGTCGAGGAAGAGCTCCACGGAGTCCCGGTTCCACGGGTCGCTGGACGAGACGTCGATGACCGGGTCGGTCACCTCGTACAGCACGTAGAGGGTGTCGTCGCCCTTCCACAGGGTGCGCACGTCGGCCTGCGCGCCGTCCGCGGCGCCCTCGACCTTCGTGCCCGTGTGCACCACGTTCGCCGCGGCCCACGCGTCGTCGACGACGCCGTCGACCACGGGCGCGTCGCCCGCGGCCTCGGCCACGTCCACGGTCGAGAGGTCCTCGAGGAACGTCAGCGTGCCCGTCGAGCCGGGGCTGTTCCAGGCGCCGACGACGCCGGAGCCGGCCAGCGCGCGCACGTCGAGCTGGGCGGTGCCGCCCTGGGCGACGCCGCTGTGCGGGACGTGCAGGACGGCCCGCCAGCCCGCCGCGGCGTCGTCGAGCACGACGCCCGACGCCCCGCCGGAGGTGGCGCCCGCCTTCGTGATCCCGTACGTCTGGCCCGCGTAGGAGACCTCGACGGCGTCGGAGGCGTCCGACGCCACGGTGACGAGCAGCGTGAGGTGGTCGGCCGTCCAGCGCGGGACGAACGACCCGGCGCCGCCGGTGAGCTCCTGCGCTGGCTGGTTGCGCCAGTCGACGGAGTCCGCCGCGGAGGCGTCGAGCGGCACGTCGCCGCCGAACACGTTGGCCGCGGTGAGCAGCGGCGGCACACCCGCGTCGTCGCCCACGGCGCCGAAGTAGGCGTACTTGGCCTGCAGGCCGCCGTCGAACAGCAGCGGCGCCTGCGCCGAGCGCCACGACCGGGCGTCGGTCAGGCCCCACAGCGTCACCGAGAACAGGTCGTCCGCGTGCTTGCGGAAGACGTCGAACGCGTCGCGGTACCAGTGGCCCTGCTTGATGAGGTTGCCCTCGGTCACGGGCGTCCCGACGGTCGCGTCGAGTTCCGTGACCGCCTGCGTGACGGGCAGGTCCTCGAACCGGGTCAGGGCCGCGTCCATGCCGGAGGCCGGCGTCGTCAGGGACGAGTGGAACTGGTGGCCCACGCCGTCGACCGGGACGCCCGCGGCCAGCAGCCGCTGCACGAGGGCGTGGTAGCGCTCGAGCTTCGCGCCGTCGGTCTCGGTGTTGTACTCGTTGATGAACAGCGAGACCGGGCGGTCGGACCCCGCGGCGGCGTACTGCTGGTTGAACGCCTCGTCCGCGTACCGGAAGGCCAGCGACACGTACTCCTCGCCGAGCACCTGGTACCACGGGCTGCGGCGCATTCCGTCGTCCGTCGCGTTGTCGGAGATGACCTCGTTGGCCACGTCCCAGCCGACCATCGGGTTGGTGGCCGAGCCGAACGGCCCGTAGTCGCCGGCGATCGACGCGGCGATGTTGAAGATGTGGTCGTGCAGGCGCTGGCGCAGGAACTCCTTGTCGGCGTCCGACGACGTCAGCGGCGTGCCGTCGTCACGCTGGAAGAACCACGCCGGCGTCTGGCTGTGCCACACGAGCACGTGCCCGTACACGCGCAGGTGGTTGGCCTGGGCGTAGTTCAGCAGCGTCGTCGCGTCCGGGTTGCGGCGGAAGACGTGGTTCGCGTCGTACCAGGACTCGACCTTCATCGAGTTCTCGGCCGTGATCTGGTCGAAGTGGTGCAGCACCAGCTCGGACGCGTTGCCCGTCGTCTCGCGCGAGTCGATGGCGACGCCCATGCCCGGGATGGCCACGGAGTCCTTGAGCGGGGTCAGCGACGTGTCGACCACCGGGGGTTCCGGCACCCACACGCGCACCCCGTCGACGAGGAACGTGGACACGTTGCCGCTGTTGTACTTCGTCTCGAAGTAGAGCTGGGCGGCGCTGTCGTAGGCCGGCATCGTGAACTGGGCGCCCACCTTGACCCAGCCGTCGTTGCGGGCCGTCGTGATCGCGGCGAGGTTCGAGAACGTCTCGACGCCGCCGCGGACGGTGCGCGCCGACAGGGTGATCTGCCCCGTGGGCTGCCCCTCGGCGAACCGCACCCACGCCTCGAACTCGAGCGTCGCCCCGCCGACCCCGGCGGCCGCGACGTCGTACTGCAGGCCGTCGCCGTCCGAGTCGCGGTCGGAGACCTGCGCCGCGTAGGCGGTGCCGTCCGCGCCGCCCGCGACGACCGACAGCGTCGGCGCCGTGTCGTTCGGCTGGCGCGGGGCCCAGCCCTGCGTGGTCTGGTCGTCGAAGCCGGTGTCGACGACGACGGTGCCCGGCTCCGGGCCGTCGCCCGTGACGCGGGGCGTCGTGATCTCGACGTCGTCCACGAGGTAGGTGTAGGTGCCCGACCCTCCGGCGCCGATGTAGACCTTCGACTTTGCCGGGTCGGAGCCCGGGGGCACCGTCCACTGCCCCGAGATCGTGGTCCACGCGGCGTCGGTGACGTCCGTGTTGCCCACCCAGGTGTAGTGGTCGCTGCCGTCGTTGCTGAAGGCGACCCAGCGGATCTGCGTGGCGGGGGCGCCCGCGGCGAGCCGCACCTTGGCCGAGATCGAGTACGTCGTGCCCGTCGCGAGCAGTCCCGGCGCCGTCTGGATGCCGGTGAAGTCGTTCGCGCGGTCGTTGACCTGGAGCGCGTAGCCGGCGTCCTGCGCGGCGTACGTGAGCGTGCCCGCGCCGCCGCCGGACTGCTGCAGGCCCGTGCCCAGCGTCTGGTCGTCGAACGTCGCGCCCGCGACGACGACGTCGTCGGACGGCGTGGTGATCGTGACGTCGTCGAGCAGGAACTCGGCGGTGGCGGAGTCGGACTCGACGTAGAGGATGTCGGCGGGCGTCGCCGGCAGCACGGAGTAGGTGCCGTCGAGCTTGACCCACGCGCTGTCGGTGACGTCGACGCGGCTGCCCACCCACGGGTACTCGTTGGCGGCGCCCGCCTGGTGCGCGCCGAAGTTGAGCTTCGCGGCGGGCTGGCCCGCGACGAGCTTGACCCAGCCGGTGACGTGGTAGTCACCCGCGGTGAAGAGCGTGGTGACGGGCAGCTGCGCGCCGTTCCACGCCGCCGTGCGGCCCGAGACCTTGAGCGCCTGCGCGCCCGTGTGGGCGTCGGCGTCGAGCGACACCGTCGCGCCGCGCCCCGCCCACGGGGCAGCGCTGCTGCCCTCGAAGTCGCTGTTCAGCACCACCGTGTCGGCGGCGGCCGCCGGCGCGCCGGTGGCGACCAGCGCCGCGACCGCGCCGGTCAGGGCGACCGCTGTCGCCGTCAGTCCCGCGAGGAGTGCGCGACCGCGCCTGCCTCGCGTCCGGAAGTTCCCCATCCATCGCTCCCTTGCGACTCGCGGACCGCCCGTCGGGCGGCCCGCACACGAGCGCGGCCGTGCGCCCACGCATCGGAGACTAGGGGTGGATAACCTTTTCGACAACGTTTCAGAAGCCGTCGTCCGGCTGGTGTGCGCGAGCCTGTTCGCGCTGCTCAGGCGCGGCAGCGCTCGTCGGTGGCGGTTCGCCCGGATCTCACCCGGTACGGGCACCTCCCGCGGCCCCGGCGTTCGCTACCGTCACGGACGTGAGCAAGGTTGTGGTGGTCGGTGCCGGGATCGTGGGGCTCGCGACGGCGGCACGGCTCGCCGCCCGCGGCGACGACGTCGTCGTCGTGGACAAGGAGGACGGCGTCGCCGCCCACCAGACGGGACGCAACTCCGGGGTGGTCCACTCGGGGCTCTACTACTCCCCCGGCTCGCTCAAGGCGCAGCTCGGCGTGGCCGGATCGCGGTCGATGGTCGCGTTCGCGCGCGAGCACGGTGTCGCCGTGGACGTGTGCGGCAAGCTCGTCGTCGCCACGTCCGAGGAGGAGGTGCTGCGCCTGCGCGCGCTGCACGAGCGCGGCACCGCCAACGGCATCGACGGGCTGCGGCTGCTCGCCCCGGAGCAGGCGCGCGAGATCGAGCCGCACGTCGCCTGCGCCGCGGCCCTGTTCGTGCCCGCCACCGGCATCGTCGACTACCGCGGGGTGTGCGACGTGCTCGCGCGGCAGGTGCGCGAGTCCGGCGGCGAGGTGCGGTTCGGCGTGCGGGCGCGGGCCGCGCGCGACCTGCCCGACGGCGTCGAGCTGACGGTCGAGGACGGCGAGCCGCTGCGCGCCGACGCCCTGGTCGCCTGCGCGGGCCTCTACGCGGACCGGTTCGCCCGCGCGTCCGGCGTCGACCCGCAGGCGCGCATCGTGCCGTTCCGCGGCGAGTACTTCGAGCTCGCGCCCGGCGCGGCCGGGCTGGTGCGCGGGCTCGTCTACCCGGTGCCCGACCCGCGGTTCCCGTTCCTCGGCGTGCACCTGACGCGCATGGTGCACGGCGGCACGCACGCCGGGCCCAACGCCGTCCTCGCGCTGGCGCGGGAGGGCTACCGGTGGCGCGACGTCGTGCCCGCCGACGTGCTCGACGCGCTGACCTGGCCTGGGCTGTGGCGGCTCGCGCAGGGCAACGTCGGCACGGGCGCCCGCGAGGTGGTGCGCTCGGCGTCGCGGCGCGTCTTCGCACGGTCCCTCGCGCGGCTCGTCCCGGAGATCACGGCCGCCGACCTGGTGCCCGCGCCGGCGGGCGTGCGCGCCCAGGCGCTCGGACGCGACGGCCGGCTCGTCGACGACTTCCTCGTGGTGACGGGACCCCGTCAGGTGCACGTGGTCAACGCCCCGTCCCCCGCCGCGACGGCGTCGCTGGAGATCGCGAGACACCTGGAGCGGCAGGTGGACGCGGCGCTGGCACGCGCCTGAGCGTGCCGATCGGAACGTGGGTTCGGGATCGGGACGTGCATCGCAACGCACGTTCCGATCCCGAAGCCACGTTCCGATCGCGGATGCCCGTTCCTGCCGATGCGGGCGACCCTCCGGCAGGCGGGCTGCCGGGGGTTCCGCCAGCACCAACTACCCACGGCGACCCGGACGCTTTGCGCGCGCTTGAACGCGACGAACCACGCCGCCTTCGCGAGACGCCGCGACGACGGTCTGGTACCGGATCCGCCGGCGTCAGCGCGTGCCCACCGCCGCGGCGGCCGCGACGTCGCCCAGCACGACCGCGTCGACGAGCTGCCGCGCCCATGTCAGCACCTCCGCGCCGCGCAGCGGGCGGCCGCCGATGCGCGCCGTCGTCGGGAACGGCACGAGGAACGCGCGGATCGCCGGCTTGAGGATGACGCCCGGGTAGAGCCGCTTGAGGCGCAGCTGCGCCGACTCCGGCAGGTCCACCGGCGCGAACCGCACGTGCTTGCCCTGCGCGGTGACGTCCGAGAGCCCCGCCCGGCGCGCGTGGTTGCGGAAGTCCGCGACGTCGAACAACGCGGAGGCGACCTCGGGCAGGGCGCCGTAGCGGTCGGTGAGCTCCGCGCGCACCTCGGCGAGCATCGCCGCGTCCGTCGCGGCCGCGATCTTCTTGTACGCCTCCAGGCGCAGCCGCTCGGTGGCGATGTACGACTCGGGCAGGTGCGCGTCGACGGGCAGCTCGATGGTGACTTCGGGGGCCTCCTCGGGCGCGTCGCCGCGGAACGCCTGCACGGCCTCGCCCACCATGCGCACGTACAGGTCGAACCCGACGCCCTGGATGTGGCCGGACTGCTCGCCGCCCAGCAGGTTGCCCGCGCCGCGGATCTCCAGGTCCTTCATGGCGATCTGCATGCCCGCGCCGAGGTCGGTGTGCGCCGCCATCGTGGCGAGGCGGTCGTGCGCCTGCTCGGTGAGCGGCTTCTCGGGCGGGTACAGGAAGTACGCGTAGGCGCGCTCGCGGCCGCGGCCCACGCGGCCGCGCAGCTGGTGGAGCTGGGACAGCCCGAGCACGTCGGCGCGCTCGAGCACGAGCGTGTTGGCGTTGGAGATGTCCAGCCCGGTCTCGACGATGGTGGTGCACACCAGGACGTCGAGCTCCTTCTCCCAGAACCCGCGGATGACCTGGTCGAGCTGGGTCTCGCTCATCTTGCCGTGCGCGACGCCGACGCGGGCCTCGGGGACCAGCTCGTTCAGCCGCTGGGCCGTCCGGTCGATCGACTCGACGCGGTTGTGGACGTAGAAGACCTGCCCCTCGCGCAGCAGCTCGCGGCGGATCGCGGCCGAGATCTGCCGCTCCTCGTAGGCGCCCACGTACGTGAGCACGGGGTGGCGCTCCTCGGGCGGCGTCTGGAGCGTGGACATCTCGCGGATGCCGGTCACGGCCATCTCGAGCGTGCGCGGGATCGGGGTCGCGGACATGGCGAGCACGTCCACGTTGGTGCGCAGCTGCTTGAGGGTCTCCTTGTGCTCGACGCCGAAGCGCTGCTCCTCGTCGATGATGACCAGGCCGAGGTCCTTGAACTGCACGGAGCCCGTGATGAGGCGGTGCGTGCCGATGACGACGTCGACCGAACCGTCCTTGAGGCCCTTGATGGTCTCCTCGGACTCGCGCGCGTTCTGGAAGCGGGACAGCGCGGCGACCTTGACCGGGAAGCCCTGGTAGCGCTCGGAGAACGTCTCGAAGTGCTGCTGGACGAGCAGCGTCGTCGGGACGAGCACGGCCACCTGCTTGCCGTCCTGCACGGCCTTGAACGCGGCGCGGATGGCGATCTCCGTCTTGCCGTAGCCGACGTCGCCGCAGATCAGGCGGTCCATCGGCGTCGACTTCTCCATGTCGGCCTTGACCTCGTCGATGGTGGAGAGCTGGTCGGGCGTCTCGACGTAGGCGAAGGCGTCCTCGAGCTCGCGCTGCCACGGGGTGTCCGGGCCGAAGGCGTAGCCCTCGGTGGCCATGCGGGCGCTGTACAGGCGGATGAGCTCGCCCGCGATCTCGCGGACGTGCTTGCGGGCCTTGGCCTTGGTGTTCTTCCAGTCGGCGCCGCCCATCTTGGACAGGCTCGGCGACTCGCCGCCGACGTACTTGGTGACCTGGTCGAGCTGGTCCATCGGCACGAACAGCCGGTCCCCGGGCTGACCACGCTTCGACGACGCGTACTCCAGCACCAGGTACTCGCGCGTTGCCGCGTTGGCGCCCGCGCCGAGCGTGCGCTGCACCATCTCGACGAACTTGCCGACGCCGTGCTGCTCGTGCACCACGTAGTCGCCCGCGCGCAGCTGCAGGGGGTCGACGACGTTGCGGCGCCGCGAGGGCAGCTTGCGCATGTCGCGCGTGCCCGTGCCGGTACGGCCCGTGAGGTCCGACTCGGCGAAGACGGCGAGCCTGAGGTCCGGGGCGACGAAGCCTTTGCCGACGAGCGACGGCACCACGTGGACGACGCCGGCGTCCGGCACGTCGTCGAGGACGGCGTCGAGGCGGGCCGGGCAGTCGGCCGCCATGAGCTGCTCGACCATGCGCTTGGCCGGGCCGTGGCCCTCGGTGGTGAGCACGAGCCGCCACTGGTCGCGCTGGAGCCGGCGCACGTCGTCGAGGGCGCGCTCCAGCTCGCCGCGGTACGACTCGACGTCGCGGGCGCGGATCGTGTGGGTGGTGACGTCGTCGCCGGCCGGCGCACCGTCGTCGGCCTCCGGGTCGAGGCCGAACGCCGACAGCGTCCACCAGCCCAGGCCGCGGCGGGCGGCGACCTCGCGCGTGTCGGCGAAGCTCGCGAACGACGCCGCGGACAGGTCGATCGGGGCCGCTCCCCCGGCGACCGCGCCGGTCCAGGCCGCGGCGAGGAACTCCTCGGTGGTCGCCACGAGGTCGTGCGCACGGCGGCGCACGCGCTCCGGCTCGTCGACGACGAGCAGCGCGTCGTCGGGCACGAGGTCGAGCACCGGGACCATCGCGTCCACGAGCGCCGGCGCGAGCGACTCCATGCCCTCGACGGCGACGCCCGCGGAGAGCTTGTCGAGCATCTCGACGGCGCCCGGCATCTGCTCGACGAGCGCGGCGGCCCGGGCGCGCACCGGCGCCGTCAGCAGGATCTCGCGGCACGGCGGAGCCCAGAGGCCCTGCTGCGCGATCTCGAGCGACCGCTGGTCGGCGATCGAGAACCAGCGGATCTCGCTGACCTCGTCGCCCCAGAACTCGACGCGCAGCGGGTGGTCCTCCGTGGGCGGGAAGACGTCGAGGATGCCGCCGCGCACCGCGAACTCGCCGCGGCGCTCCACCATGTCGACGCGCGAGTAGGCGGCCGCGACGAGCCGCTCGGCGACGTCGGTGAGGTCCGCGACGTCGCCGTCGTGCAAGGTGACGGGCTCGAGCTCGCCGAGCCCCGCGACCACGGGCTGGAGCAGCGCGCGCGTGGGCATGACGAGGACGCGGACAGGCCCGGCGAGGCCGTCGGCGGCCGGGTGCGCGAGGCGGCGGAACACCGCGATGCGGCGCGCGACCGTGTCCGCACGCGGCGAGAGCCGCTCGTGCGGCAGGGTCTCCCACGCGGGCAGCACGGCGACCTCGTCGGCCTGCTCGTCGGGCAGGTAGGCCCGCACCGACGCGGCGAGCTCGTCCGCCTGCCTGCCCGTCGCCGTGACGACGACGACCGGGCGCTGCTTCGCGGCCTCCACCAGCAGCGGGGCGCGCACGCCCTGCGGCCCGACGACGTCGACGAACCCCCGCGCGCGCACGTCCTCGAGGGCGGCGGCGGCGCCGGGGTCGGCGAGGAGGGCGGGGACGATGCCGGTGAGGTTCATGGTCACTCCGGTGGTGGGCGCGCGACAACGGCCCGAGATCCCCGCGGACGGGGGTTCGGGCTTCGGCGACCAGCGTACGCCGGGGCCTGTGACAGCGGGCCGGGCGGCTCAGCCTGCCGTCGCGGCGAGACCCTCGGGGAGCCGGTCGAGCAGCGTCGTGCACGCGGCGGTGTCGCCGTCCTGGCAGGTGGTCGCCAGGTCGCGCAGCTCCCCGGCGTCGGAGGCGAGCTGCGCGACGCCGCTCGGGCCGAGGTCGCGCACCAGGTCCCAGGCGGCGCCGAGGTCGCCGTCGGCGAGCCGGTCGACCTGCTCCGAGAGGCCGGCGTACTGCGCGGACACGCGGGAGACGTCGTGCAGGCCGTCGCGCAGGTCGTCGCCGTACTGGCTCCACGCCCACGACAGGACGACGGCGACCACCAGCGTCGCCGCGACCTCCAGGACGCCGAGCGTGATGCCCGCCTTCGCGAGCCCGCGCCCGCGCGTGCCCCGGCGGCGGGCCCGCCCCACGCCGATGCCGCCCAGGAGGATCGCGACGACGCTCAGCAGCGGGACCACCAGGCCGACCAGGGCCGTCACGAACGACGCGACCGACGGGCCGTCCGTGCGCTCGGGAGTCGGGACGTGCACCCCTGGTGCCGCGTGCCGCGGGACCGCGGGCAGCTCCTGGGTGAGCGGGACCTGCTCGATCGTGGTGTGCCGTGGCACGTGACCTCCTCCGTCGCCGGGACGGGACCGACCGTAGCCGAGGTCGCCGTCTCGAGGTAGGGGCGACCGCGACGGGCGGCCGGCGACGCCTCGCCCTGGGTCGTGCGAGCACCGCCCGCGCCCGCCGACCTCAGACGAAGCGCTTGGCGTATCGCAGCTCGTAGCGCAGGTCGCGGCTGCGCTCGCGCACGAACCGGGCGGGGTTGCCCGCGACCATCGCGTACGGCGGCACGTCCTTGGTGACGACGGCTCCCGCGGCGACCACCGCGCCCTCCCCGACGGTGACGCCCGGCAGCACGATGGCGTGGCTGGCCACCCAGGCGTGCCGGCCGATCACCACGGGTGCACCCACCTCCGCGAAGTCGGGCGAGTCCACCGCGTGCTGGCGCGTGTAGACGGTGACGTGGCTGCCGAGGTTCACGCTGTCGCCGATGGTCAGCCCGGACCGCCCGTCGAGGAACACCGAGTCGCCGATGACGGTGTTCTGCCCGACGACGATCCGTTCGGGGGCGTAGAACTCCGCCCGCCAGTGGATGCTCGACGTGCGCGGCAGGCGCAGGCCCGCGCGCCGGTAGAAGAAGTTGCGCACACGGTGCGACGGGACGTGCCCCAGGTCGGTGAGCAGCCGCAGGCGCAGGTCCTCCCACACCTCCCGGCGCCACCGCACCAGCCGGACCAGCGGCTGAGGTGCGAGGCCCTTGAGCGCGTCGCGCACCGTTCTGGCCACGCGTGCCTCCTGTGTGTCGTCTCCGCTGCTGCGTCGTCTACGCCCTGGCCGCGACGATACGCGCAGGCGCACCGACGGCACCGGGGCGCAGGCAGATTCAC
Coding sequences:
- a CDS encoding endo-1,4-beta-xylanase translates to MGNFRTRGRRGRALLAGLTATAVALTGAVAALVATGAPAAAADTVVLNSDFEGSSAAPWAGRGATVSLDADAHTGAQALKVSGRTAAWNGAQLPVTTLFTAGDYHVTGWVKLVAGQPAAKLNFGAHQAGAANEYPWVGSRVDVTDSAWVKLDGTYSVLPATPADILYVESDSATAEFLLDDVTITTPSDDVVVAGATFDDQTLGTGLQQSGGGAGTLTYAAQDAGYALQVNDRANDFTGIQTAPGLLATGTTYSISAKVRLAAGAPATQIRWVAFSNDGSDHYTWVGNTDVTDAAWTTISGQWTVPPGSDPAKSKVYIGAGGSGTYTYLVDDVEITTPRVTGDGPEPGTVVVDTGFDDQTTQGWAPRQPNDTAPTLSVVAGGADGTAYAAQVSDRDSDGDGLQYDVAAAGVGGATLEFEAWVRFAEGQPTGQITLSARTVRGGVETFSNLAAITTARNDGWVKVGAQFTMPAYDSAAQLYFETKYNSGNVSTFLVDGVRVWVPEPPVVDTSLTPLKDSVAIPGMGVAIDSRETTGNASELVLHHFDQITAENSMKVESWYDANHVFRRNPDATTLLNYAQANHLRVYGHVLVWHSQTPAWFFQRDDGTPLTSSDADKEFLRQRLHDHIFNIAASIAGDYGPFGSATNPMVGWDVANEVISDNATDDGMRRSPWYQVLGEEYVSLAFRYADEAFNQQYAAAGSDRPVSLFINEYNTETDGAKLERYHALVQRLLAAGVPVDGVGHQFHSSLTTPASGMDAALTRFEDLPVTQAVTELDATVGTPVTEGNLIKQGHWYRDAFDVFRKHADDLFSVTLWGLTDARSWRSAQAPLLFDGGLQAKYAYFGAVGDDAGVPPLLTAANVFGGDVPLDASAADSVDWRNQPAQELTGGAGSFVPRWTADHLTLLVTVASDASDAVEVSYAGQTYGITKAGATSGGASGVVLDDAAAGWRAVLHVPHSGVAQGGTAQLDVRALAGSGVVGAWNSPGSTGTLTFLEDLSTVDVAEAAGDAPVVDGVVDDAWAAANVVHTGTKVEGAADGAQADVRTLWKGDDTLYVLYEVTDPVIDVSSSDPWNRDSVELFLDLGNAKAGGYGPNDSQMRISVDNQTSFGTGDATAQGARLTSATARTATGYVVELAVTLTGQSGGQDDVPFGGADTFQGVDFQVNDGRAGSRYAVHTWAEPTGTGYQTTARWGVGHLVAAPPVVVTPPLPADQLTKTNRGKVTADDIVRAGSPLALSTGAKSTDVDVWLYSDPVLLGSVTTGKNGKVTVPVGADVAPGAHKVAVFRTDGTLVGWDDVTVVGGTASAVQVAAPEISGKAEVGSTLSASKGTWASPDTLAYRYQWQRDGQDVAKATGSTYAVTKADVGHALTVTVTVTAKGHDPASATSAPVTAKAKPGKPAHPGHGTPGTPSHGGHGTPSHADHGHASSGHHGTFQGIWHTVSCWLRR
- a CDS encoding DUF4190 domain-containing protein, yielding MPRHTTIEQVPLTQELPAVPRHAAPGVHVPTPERTDGPSVASFVTALVGLVVPLLSVVAILLGGIGVGRARRRGTRGRGLAKAGITLGVLEVAATLVVAVVLSWAWSQYGDDLRDGLHDVSRVSAQYAGLSEQVDRLADGDLGAAWDLVRDLGPSGVAQLASDAGELRDLATTCQDGDTAACTTLLDRLPEGLAATAG
- a CDS encoding acyltransferase — protein: MARTVRDALKGLAPQPLVRLVRWRREVWEDLRLRLLTDLGHVPSHRVRNFFYRRAGLRLPRTSSIHWRAEFYAPERIVVGQNTVIGDSVFLDGRSGLTIGDSVNLGSHVTVYTRQHAVDSPDFAEVGAPVVIGRHAWVASHAIVLPGVTVGEGAVVAAGAVVTKDVPPYAMVAGNPARFVRERSRDLRYELRYAKRFV
- the mfd gene encoding transcription-repair coupling factor gives rise to the protein MNLTGIVPALLADPGAAAALEDVRARGFVDVVGPQGVRAPLLVEAAKQRPVVVVTATGRQADELAASVRAYLPDEQADEVAVLPAWETLPHERLSPRADTVARRIAVFRRLAHPAADGLAGPVRVLVMPTRALLQPVVAGLGELEPVTLHDGDVADLTDVAERLVAAAYSRVDMVERRGEFAVRGGILDVFPPTEDHPLRVEFWGDEVSEIRWFSIADQRSLEIAQQGLWAPPCREILLTAPVRARAAALVEQMPGAVEMLDKLSAGVAVEGMESLAPALVDAMVPVLDLVPDDALLVVDEPERVRRRAHDLVATTEEFLAAAWTGAVAGGAAPIDLSAASFASFADTREVAARRGLGWWTLSAFGLDPEADDGAPAGDDVTTHTIRARDVESYRGELERALDDVRRLQRDQWRLVLTTEGHGPAKRMVEQLMAADCPARLDAVLDDVPDAGVVHVVPSLVGKGFVAPDLRLAVFAESDLTGRTGTGTRDMRKLPSRRRNVVDPLQLRAGDYVVHEQHGVGKFVEMVQRTLGAGANAATREYLVLEYASSKRGQPGDRLFVPMDQLDQVTKYVGGESPSLSKMGGADWKNTKAKARKHVREIAGELIRLYSARMATEGYAFGPDTPWQRELEDAFAYVETPDQLSTIDEVKADMEKSTPMDRLICGDVGYGKTEIAIRAAFKAVQDGKQVAVLVPTTLLVQQHFETFSERYQGFPVKVAALSRFQNARESEETIKGLKDGSVDVVIGTHRLITGSVQFKDLGLVIIDEEQRFGVEHKETLKQLRTNVDVLAMSATPIPRTLEMAVTGIREMSTLQTPPEERHPVLTYVGAYEERQISAAIRRELLREGQVFYVHNRVESIDRTAQRLNELVPEARVGVAHGKMSETQLDQVIRGFWEKELDVLVCTTIVETGLDISNANTLVLERADVLGLSQLHQLRGRVGRGRERAYAYFLYPPEKPLTEQAHDRLATMAAHTDLGAGMQIAMKDLEIRGAGNLLGGEQSGHIQGVGFDLYVRMVGEAVQAFRGDAPEEAPEVTIELPVDAHLPESYIATERLRLEAYKKIAAATDAAMLAEVRAELTDRYGALPEVASALFDVADFRNHARRAGLSDVTAQGKHVRFAPVDLPESAQLRLKRLYPGVILKPAIRAFLVPFPTTARIGGRPLRGAEVLTWARQLVDAVVLGDVAAAAAVGTR
- the lhgO gene encoding L-2-hydroxyglutarate oxidase → MSKVVVVGAGIVGLATAARLAARGDDVVVVDKEDGVAAHQTGRNSGVVHSGLYYSPGSLKAQLGVAGSRSMVAFAREHGVAVDVCGKLVVATSEEEVLRLRALHERGTANGIDGLRLLAPEQAREIEPHVACAAALFVPATGIVDYRGVCDVLARQVRESGGEVRFGVRARAARDLPDGVELTVEDGEPLRADALVACAGLYADRFARASGVDPQARIVPFRGEYFELAPGAAGLVRGLVYPVPDPRFPFLGVHLTRMVHGGTHAGPNAVLALAREGYRWRDVVPADVLDALTWPGLWRLAQGNVGTGAREVVRSASRRVFARSLARLVPEITAADLVPAPAGVRAQALGRDGRLVDDFLVVTGPRQVHVVNAPSPAATASLEIARHLERQVDAALARA